One region of Termitidicoccus mucosus genomic DNA includes:
- a CDS encoding TonB-dependent receptor domain-containing protein encodes MKLAKLPILLLTALLALPSAHAQTVRTGSVTGRVYNPSTEEYVSNARIRVAQTGETAVSEMGGFYHISNLTPGEVTLELSYAGYSNVAATVAVAAGATTTKDFELPASRDDDVVQLERFTVSAEREGQAKAIMDQRASMNLTQVVSSDVFGNDPEGNIGEFLRNVPGVFINTELGEVTSVSFGGLSAEYVNVTVDGLALATADAETTNRATSFSAISLSSMDSLEVSRTISADVDANAPAGTVNMRSKSAFTRRGTNLMAQATLTMASGAGATFQKTYGPDDNGGVFKIRPGFIVEFSHAVRNKYGIIINVSDSDIYSEQHRLIYNVDYNPTPADPRPYVPTSMALLQSPRTNRRFATTIRGDWRVTPRLAVGLGLIYNYSRLWNLRRTVTFDTGYTRANPGSVLGGDDILSRFETTGASRVTANFRTISRMTQTVTLTPRFEYRIGDFSIEGLVSHSDSMSWLASMGRTGGIYNLNTLTTSNVRYRVERLSNRADATDFKFTQTSGPDIASGTVFSKPSLFPDDGRDSTQSFLTTQINASLLTRWLFPIQWKAGLKRRDEKRTFDQDYYTGRATWNGGANWGNFKSAYRFDMGGHNMQFETLSGGTLFMANLQAIGAYYREHPEEFVTYAPDSTTYASDYYNAKVRDHRDFSECIDAAYLMATGMLLDKRLHVRAGLRHEKTMTDVLEPDPRTEAELAAAGHPFDPTTGRATYLDGINYQFFSRPWRHRKNAYDNFFPSASLKYDITTNLDIKLGMSTTIRRPTYSDLTGVTTVNHAEGVVSLPNIYLQVENGRSYGAQLNYYFKGVGNLSVGAYQNDLKNKIEQSSVWGDELPGELADMAEQYPGYEFNIRRNRPGETRMRSLEVGWRQHLGFIAPALKRLVLRANYTRAYANYISTRVVPHAVNAGLTFTYRKFNIYTNYNWTDEFPISDTGITYSRHRTQVDLGGGYKFNRTYSLSFHIRNLFDEPYTYMRNFPQFPDAGSPLYQSVRGGTSFRVSIRGEW; translated from the coding sequence ATGAAACTCGCCAAATTACCCATCCTTCTCCTCACGGCCCTGCTCGCGCTCCCTTCCGCACACGCGCAAACCGTGCGCACCGGCTCCGTCACGGGCCGGGTTTACAACCCCTCGACCGAGGAATACGTCAGTAATGCAAGGATTCGCGTCGCGCAGACCGGCGAAACCGCCGTCTCCGAAATGGGAGGCTTTTACCACATCAGCAATCTGACGCCCGGAGAGGTGACCTTGGAACTCAGCTACGCCGGCTACTCAAACGTCGCCGCCACGGTTGCCGTTGCCGCCGGCGCCACCACCACGAAAGACTTCGAGCTGCCGGCGTCCCGCGACGACGACGTCGTGCAGCTTGAAAGATTCACCGTTTCCGCCGAGCGCGAAGGCCAGGCCAAGGCCATCATGGACCAGCGCGCCTCCATGAACCTGACCCAGGTCGTTTCGTCGGATGTGTTTGGCAACGACCCCGAGGGCAACATCGGCGAGTTTCTCCGCAACGTTCCCGGCGTGTTTATAAACACCGAGCTTGGCGAAGTGACCAGCGTGAGCTTCGGCGGCCTCAGCGCCGAATACGTCAACGTCACCGTTGACGGCCTTGCCTTGGCCACGGCGGATGCGGAGACTACAAACCGGGCCACCAGCTTCTCGGCCATTTCGCTCAGCAGCATGGATTCGCTGGAAGTCTCCCGCACCATCAGCGCCGACGTCGATGCCAACGCCCCCGCCGGCACGGTCAACATGCGCAGCAAAAGCGCCTTCACCCGCCGCGGCACCAACCTCATGGCGCAAGCCACCCTCACCATGGCCTCCGGCGCCGGCGCCACTTTTCAAAAGACCTACGGTCCCGACGACAACGGCGGTGTGTTCAAAATCCGCCCCGGCTTTATCGTCGAGTTCTCCCATGCCGTGAGAAACAAATACGGCATCATCATCAACGTGAGCGACTCCGACATTTATTCGGAGCAGCACCGCTTGATCTATAACGTTGACTACAACCCCACCCCCGCCGACCCGCGCCCTTATGTGCCGACATCCATGGCGTTGCTGCAATCGCCGCGCACCAACCGTCGCTTTGCCACCACGATTCGCGGGGACTGGCGCGTGACCCCGCGGCTCGCGGTGGGCCTCGGCTTGATATACAACTACTCGCGCCTGTGGAACCTCCGGCGCACCGTCACCTTCGATACAGGCTACACCCGCGCCAACCCCGGCTCAGTCCTCGGCGGCGACGACATCCTGTCCCGTTTCGAGACCACCGGCGCCTCACGGGTGACCGCCAATTTCCGCACCATTTCGAGAATGACCCAGACCGTCACGCTCACCCCGCGGTTTGAATACCGCATCGGCGATTTCAGCATCGAGGGCCTGGTCTCGCATTCCGACTCCATGAGCTGGCTTGCGTCCATGGGGCGCACGGGGGGCATTTACAACCTCAACACCCTCACGACGTCGAATGTCCGCTACCGGGTCGAACGCCTCAGCAACAGAGCCGACGCCACCGATTTCAAATTCACCCAGACATCCGGCCCCGACATTGCCAGCGGCACCGTCTTTTCCAAGCCGTCCCTGTTTCCCGATGACGGACGGGACTCCACCCAGAGTTTCCTCACCACCCAGATCAACGCCTCCCTGTTAACGCGCTGGCTTTTCCCCATCCAGTGGAAGGCCGGCTTGAAGAGGCGCGATGAAAAGCGCACTTTCGACCAGGACTACTACACGGGCCGCGCCACCTGGAACGGCGGCGCAAATTGGGGAAATTTCAAGAGTGCCTACCGCTTCGACATGGGCGGGCATAACATGCAGTTTGAGACATTGAGCGGAGGCACGCTTTTCATGGCCAATCTGCAGGCCATCGGGGCATACTACCGCGAGCATCCCGAGGAATTCGTCACCTACGCGCCCGACTCCACGACCTACGCCTCCGATTATTATAATGCCAAGGTGCGGGATCACCGGGATTTCAGCGAATGCATCGACGCCGCCTACCTCATGGCCACGGGCATGCTGCTCGACAAACGCCTTCATGTGCGCGCCGGCCTGCGTCATGAAAAAACCATGACCGACGTGCTGGAGCCGGATCCCCGCACCGAGGCCGAGCTCGCCGCCGCGGGTCATCCCTTTGATCCCACCACGGGCAGGGCCACGTATCTGGATGGCATCAACTACCAGTTCTTCTCCCGCCCCTGGCGGCACCGCAAAAACGCCTACGATAATTTTTTCCCCAGTGCCTCGCTCAAGTATGACATCACGACAAATCTCGACATCAAGCTCGGCATGAGCACGACCATCAGGCGTCCCACTTACAGCGACCTTACGGGTGTCACCACCGTCAACCACGCCGAGGGCGTCGTCTCCCTGCCCAATATTTATCTCCAGGTTGAAAACGGGCGCTCCTACGGCGCGCAACTGAACTATTATTTCAAAGGTGTCGGCAACCTGAGCGTGGGCGCGTATCAAAACGACTTGAAAAACAAGATAGAACAGTCGTCCGTGTGGGGCGATGAATTGCCCGGGGAGCTGGCCGATATGGCGGAGCAGTATCCCGGCTATGAGTTCAACATACGTCGCAACCGGCCGGGGGAGACCCGCATGCGCAGCCTTGAGGTGGGCTGGCGGCAGCACCTCGGCTTCATCGCCCCGGCGCTCAAGCGCCTCGTCCTGCGCGCCAATTACACCCGCGCCTACGCCAATTACATCAGCACCCGTGTCGTTCCCCATGCCGTCAATGCCGGGCTCACGTTCACCTACCGCAAATTCAACATCTATACAAATTACAACTGGACGGACGAGTTCCCCATCAGCGACACGGGCATCACCTACAGCCGCCACCGCACCCAGGTTGATCTCGGCGGCGGATACAAATTCAATCGCACCTACTCCCTGTCGTTCCACATCCGCAATCTTTTCGACGAGCCCTACACCTACATGCGGAATTTCCCGCAGTTCCCGGACGCCGGGTCGCCGCTCTATCAAAGCGTGCGAGGCGGCACCTCCTTCAGGGTCTCCATCAGGGGGGAATGGTGA
- a CDS encoding autotransporter-associated beta strand repeat-containing protein has translation MKTLRTFTRCLFLAFGLQAFSLSLPADNIYWDPGVTGTWFTPNGWREGSTTGALRGAPAAGDNAYIETGGITIGTGVSATNAVISVGQSAGSSGTLVIEAGGVDWTTGVGYIGYASGGSRGRAIVGGLMHIGSYLITGYSGTGHLDIASTGTVQALQYFNLGQSTSGRGFANVEGTLDVGSYMLLGRQGQGTMDVAPGGVVSISTYLDVGQSAGSVGLLNLAGSLSAGTYINIGNSGTGTLMLRDGGSVRVGTGTITLAQAATATGLLEIAGASAGAITGANGTSPVTITGGAGSARVLFSHSTANYTFANNLAGSLAVEVNGGGLTTLTGANNYTGGTIVRSGTLAGSTASIRGDSILVDGALLLDTPAAHNLTLTGTGAFNKLGAGSLTLTPASSFSGALGVSAGTLAFGAPSLPAGTPVTVSYNLSIAPAATAEMNTGAAALTWNGSFAAANATAAGALIKTGAGSLVFATPNLAFAGTLAVNQGSVTLAPGTTLGALSVGAGAAFSGGGSTVTGTLSLAHGSMLSFDLATPATTKLNVGGLLASGTTTIDFINLKNGAYTIISSSDSILAGMSNFTYTVNGATLTGRNSVDFTFGTNDISILASIYNLRVTWAGATGGIWDAASENWSAAGDNRFANGDSVRFGASASGTITIIPAGVTAGDIEVATTGTLTFVGGALTTSADSASFDGIPGLVSLGGTATDATTGKLVKKGAGTLVLANEAGTFAGGVEIEQGVLSFNNAAQLDTTGTNITFTGDAELRVDGNITGSTGAFSNAISIAGVNATFNTQSHTVEYTGALSSTGAAGALTKTGAGSLILRATDNSSFTAPVSVTAGSLLLADGAQLGSPLTVSAGASAGGDGAFTGDITINNGVLLAGAPFATPAGGTLNIGGALTLTGSARVDFGIHVGGLADTLNVTGAITTDTASNIVGLTFGHIDSGTYALGNATSLADIANLEVKGFLVDSTFRANYELAASAGTLFFIHEADDSRYMEWTGASGTTRWNIAQDNWRGYSDDTSGHLKFQDADTVRFSTTTATTIAIDAAVTVSDMLVDNTGTLTFTGQAINASPTVTGTLVTAPGGRLVKTGEGALVLNNAANTFIGGVEINAGLLAFSNTAQLGTAGAGIRFTGSGTLRTLAPMTISDTLTLAGTGFMPAFDTGDDDVTLSSALAGTGTLAKLGAGTLVITNSNTPATIGYHIAGGALQADAAVLKTSRVTTDTAGTLILVQETSVSYTPAISGPGAFEKRGSGVLTLTSTLGNTGATRILEGELRPGANNRLNPASALVIGHGATLDMRGTRQASASLDHNGTLLMSATVNSTAGVILGSDYLKASQFITGSGVVNVSLTETTDDGYTFISGPAPSSVVLIESADNTADFTFNVDASPADAIFAWDVTKDGGNYVLGQTRLVPLIPAVAGINAALLIGTETTLDALSRQNAAMRLNNEGGLRPGYDWWVNSTYRHDTIKETLYHGAQAITKGVQAGMNYTKASETRGRGRSRTATDSPWVTGVFIDCVDTHISMDDADTTTLSYKGGVHVGYRPNNAFYASAIVFADTIRHTIEVDLMPRNLQIRASGVGAAVEMGYTIKTKSGWLVEPQAQIAWHSTSVTSVQDSAHRFYEMDNIISYRERVGLQFARVVKLRDKLMLLPSLRMAYNNENKGTSTVRVTRYFDADSTRPRDRYDYTDDFSGGSFLLGGGATMRINEKLEVQADASTKLGGKLRDYTINLGIAWRW, from the coding sequence ATGAAAACACTCCGCACTTTCACACGCTGCCTTTTTCTGGCCTTCGGCCTTCAGGCTTTCAGCCTTTCGCTCCCCGCCGACAACATTTATTGGGACCCCGGAGTCACGGGCACTTGGTTCACCCCCAACGGTTGGCGCGAAGGCAGCACCACCGGCGCCTTGCGCGGCGCCCCTGCCGCCGGCGACAACGCTTACATCGAAACCGGAGGCATCACCATCGGCACCGGCGTTTCGGCCACCAATGCCGTGATATCCGTCGGCCAGAGCGCGGGTTCCTCCGGCACGCTTGTCATCGAAGCCGGCGGTGTGGACTGGACCACCGGCGTCGGTTATATCGGCTATGCCAGCGGCGGCAGTCGCGGCCGTGCCATCGTCGGGGGGCTCATGCACATCGGCTCCTATCTTATAACCGGTTATTCCGGCACCGGCCACCTTGACATTGCCTCCACCGGCACGGTGCAAGCCCTCCAGTATTTCAACCTTGGCCAGAGCACCTCTGGCAGGGGCTTCGCCAACGTCGAAGGCACCTTGGATGTCGGTTCCTATATGCTGCTCGGCCGCCAGGGCCAGGGCACCATGGATGTCGCCCCCGGCGGCGTTGTATCAATCTCCACCTACTTGGATGTTGGCCAGTCGGCCGGAAGCGTCGGTCTCCTCAACCTCGCGGGCAGCCTGTCTGCCGGCACCTACATTAATATCGGCAACAGCGGCACGGGCACGCTCATGCTGCGCGACGGCGGCTCCGTGCGTGTCGGCACCGGCACCATCACCCTCGCCCAGGCCGCCACCGCCACCGGCCTGCTCGAAATCGCCGGAGCAAGTGCCGGCGCCATCACCGGCGCAAACGGCACAAGCCCCGTCACCATCACCGGCGGCGCCGGCAGCGCGCGCGTCTTGTTTTCGCACAGCACCGCAAATTACACGTTCGCGAACAATCTCGCCGGTTCGCTCGCCGTCGAAGTCAACGGCGGCGGCCTCACCACCCTCACCGGCGCTAACAATTACACCGGTGGCACCATCGTGCGCTCCGGCACCCTCGCCGGCTCGACCGCGAGCATCCGCGGCGACTCCATCCTCGTTGACGGCGCTCTCCTTCTCGACACGCCCGCCGCACACAACCTCACCCTCACCGGCACCGGCGCATTCAACAAACTCGGCGCCGGCTCGCTCACGCTCACCCCCGCCTCCAGCTTCTCCGGCGCGCTCGGCGTTTCCGCCGGCACCCTCGCGTTTGGCGCCCCCTCCCTTCCCGCCGGCACCCCGGTGACAGTTTCCTACAACCTCTCCATCGCGCCAGCCGCCACCGCCGAGATGAACACCGGTGCCGCCGCGCTCACATGGAACGGAAGTTTCGCCGCCGCCAACGCCACCGCCGCCGGCGCCCTGATTAAAACCGGCGCCGGCTCCCTCGTGTTCGCCACGCCCAACCTCGCGTTCGCCGGCACGCTCGCGGTCAACCAAGGCTCCGTCACCCTCGCGCCCGGCACGACACTTGGCGCCCTGAGTGTCGGCGCAGGCGCGGCCTTCTCCGGCGGCGGCAGCACCGTCACCGGCACGCTTTCCCTTGCCCACGGCTCGATGCTCAGCTTCGACCTCGCCACCCCCGCCACCACGAAACTCAACGTCGGCGGACTCCTCGCCTCCGGCACCACAACCATCGACTTCATCAACCTCAAAAACGGCGCCTACACCATCATCTCGTCCTCGGACAGCATCCTGGCCGGCATGTCCAACTTCACCTATACCGTCAACGGCGCCACGCTCACCGGGCGCAACAGCGTCGATTTCACCTTCGGCACCAACGACATCTCCATCCTTGCCTCCATCTACAACTTGCGCGTGACATGGGCCGGCGCAACCGGAGGCATCTGGGATGCCGCCTCGGAAAACTGGAGCGCCGCCGGCGATAACCGCTTTGCCAACGGCGACAGCGTGCGCTTCGGCGCCTCCGCCTCCGGCACAATCACCATCATTCCGGCGGGCGTGACCGCCGGCGACATCGAGGTGGCCACCACCGGCACGCTCACCTTTGTCGGTGGCGCACTCACCACCAGCGCCGACTCCGCCTCGTTTGACGGCATCCCGGGCCTTGTCTCCCTCGGCGGTACCGCGACCGACGCCACCACTGGCAAACTCGTCAAAAAAGGCGCGGGCACGCTCGTGCTCGCCAACGAGGCTGGCACCTTCGCGGGCGGTGTCGAAATCGAGCAAGGCGTCCTCTCCTTCAACAACGCCGCGCAACTCGACACCACCGGCACAAACATCACCTTCACCGGCGACGCCGAACTCCGCGTCGACGGCAACATCACCGGCTCCACTGGAGCGTTCTCCAACGCCATCTCCATCGCCGGCGTGAACGCCACCTTCAACACCCAGAGCCACACCGTCGAATACACCGGCGCCCTCTCTTCGACGGGTGCCGCTGGCGCGCTCACAAAAACCGGCGCCGGTTCGCTCATACTGCGCGCCACCGATAATTCCTCCTTCACCGCGCCCGTCAGCGTAACCGCCGGCAGCCTCCTCCTCGCCGATGGCGCTCAACTCGGCTCCCCGCTCACCGTCTCCGCCGGCGCGTCCGCGGGCGGCGACGGCGCCTTTACTGGCGACATCACCATCAACAACGGCGTGCTCCTCGCCGGGGCGCCGTTTGCGACGCCCGCCGGCGGCACGCTCAACATCGGCGGCGCGCTCACCCTCACCGGCTCCGCCCGCGTGGATTTCGGCATCCACGTCGGCGGCCTCGCCGACACCCTCAACGTCACCGGCGCCATCACCACCGACACGGCCAGCAACATTGTCGGCCTGACATTCGGCCACATCGACTCCGGCACCTACGCCCTCGGCAACGCCACCTCGCTCGCGGACATAGCCAACCTCGAAGTCAAAGGCTTCCTGGTGGATTCAACATTCCGCGCAAACTATGAACTCGCCGCCTCTGCCGGCACCCTGTTCTTCATCCACGAAGCCGACGACTCGCGCTACATGGAATGGACGGGCGCCAGCGGCACCACCCGGTGGAACATCGCGCAGGACAACTGGCGCGGTTACAGCGACGACACCAGCGGCCATTTGAAATTCCAGGACGCCGACACCGTGCGCTTCTCCACCACCACCGCCACCACTATCGCCATCGACGCTGCCGTCACCGTGTCGGACATGCTCGTTGACAACACCGGCACGCTCACCTTCACCGGCCAGGCCATCAACGCGTCCCCCACCGTCACCGGCACGCTGGTGACAGCCCCCGGCGGCAGACTGGTGAAAACAGGCGAGGGCGCGCTCGTGCTCAACAATGCCGCCAACACCTTCATCGGCGGCGTCGAAATCAACGCCGGCCTGCTCGCCTTCAGCAACACCGCGCAACTCGGCACCGCCGGCGCCGGCATCCGCTTCACCGGAAGCGGCACGCTCCGCACCCTCGCCCCCATGACGATTTCCGACACCCTCACGCTCGCAGGCACGGGCTTCATGCCGGCATTCGACACCGGTGACGACGACGTCACGCTCTCCAGCGCGCTGGCCGGCACGGGCACCCTCGCCAAACTCGGCGCGGGCACGCTCGTGATCACCAACTCCAACACCCCCGCCACCATCGGCTACCACATCGCCGGCGGCGCGCTCCAGGCCGATGCCGCCGTCCTGAAAACTTCCCGCGTCACGACCGACACCGCCGGCACGCTCATCCTCGTCCAGGAAACATCCGTCAGCTATACCCCGGCCATCTCCGGCCCCGGCGCCTTTGAAAAACGCGGCTCGGGCGTGCTCACGCTCACCAGCACGCTCGGCAACACCGGCGCCACCCGCATCCTCGAGGGCGAGCTAAGGCCCGGTGCAAACAACCGCCTCAACCCCGCCTCCGCCCTCGTCATCGGCCACGGAGCCACTCTCGACATGCGCGGCACCCGCCAAGCCTCCGCCTCGCTCGACCACAACGGCACGCTGCTCATGTCCGCCACCGTAAACTCCACCGCAGGCGTCATCCTCGGCTCGGATTACCTCAAGGCATCGCAATTCATCACCGGCAGCGGCGTCGTCAACGTGTCCCTCACCGAGACCACCGACGACGGCTACACGTTCATCTCCGGCCCGGCCCCGTCGTCGGTCGTGCTCATCGAGTCCGCCGACAACACCGCCGATTTCACATTCAACGTGGACGCCAGCCCCGCGGATGCTATTTTCGCCTGGGATGTCACCAAGGACGGCGGCAACTACGTGCTCGGCCAGACGCGCCTCGTGCCGCTGATACCCGCCGTGGCCGGCATCAACGCCGCGCTCCTCATCGGCACGGAAACCACACTCGACGCGCTCTCGCGGCAAAACGCAGCGATGCGTCTCAACAACGAAGGCGGCCTGCGTCCCGGCTACGACTGGTGGGTGAACTCCACCTACCGCCACGACACCATCAAGGAAACCCTCTACCACGGCGCGCAAGCCATCACCAAGGGCGTGCAGGCCGGGATGAATTACACCAAGGCCTCCGAGACCAGGGGCAGAGGCAGGAGCAGGACCGCAACCGATTCCCCCTGGGTAACGGGCGTGTTCATTGATTGTGTGGACACGCATATAAGCATGGACGATGCCGATACCACGACTCTCTCATACAAAGGCGGCGTCCATGTTGGCTACCGGCCCAACAATGCGTTTTATGCCAGCGCCATCGTGTTTGCCGACACGATCCGCCACACAATAGAGGTTGATCTCATGCCGCGCAATTTGCAGATCCGCGCGAGCGGTGTGGGCGCGGCGGTGGAGATGGGTTACACGATCAAGACCAAGTCCGGCTGGCTGGTGGAGCCGCAGGCGCAGATCGCCTGGCACAGCACGAGCGTTACCAGCGTTCAGGATTCCGCTCACCGCTTTTATGAAATGGACAACATCATCTCATACCGCGAACGCGTGGGCCTGCAATTTGCCCGGGTTGTCAAGCTCCGCGACAAGCTGATGCTGCTTCCCTCCCTGCGCATGGCCTACAACAACGAAAACAAGGGGACCAGCACCGTGAGAGTAACACGCTATTTCGATGCCGACAGCACCCGCCCGCGAGACCGCTATGATTACACGGACGATTTCAGTGGCGGTTCGTTCCTGCTTGGCGGAGGCGCGACCATGCGCATCAATGAAAAACTCGAAGTCCAAGCCGACGCCTCCACCAAGCTCGGCGGCAAGTTGCGAGACTATACCATCAACCTCGGCATCGCTTGGAGATGGTGA
- a CDS encoding aldose epimerase family protein — protein MKTNKSHHPETTQTKPALSSSLASPAQSPSVETIGFGQLSGGEKVTLYRLKSGNGSWVDVIDYGCRIVRICVPDRRGEIDDVVPGYGCIEDFESGQERFFGCAIGRYANRITGGRFMLDGRAVQLSRNEQFGDYRGHLHGGEKGFDRVMWQGEILQETERVGVRFSRMSPDGEEGYPGNLDATVTYWWSRDNVLKIEYAATTDKPTIVNLSNHTFFNLKGSQGGYVMDHIMQVEADSYLPNTSHFVPAGPTKPVEGTPFDLRNPRRVDHAIDTPNEHFQTMRGFSVTWVLRNQDGKLARAADLWEPRGGRGVETWTTEPGLLTYTGRALSEKIVGKEGRPLEKFGGMLLETLHYPDSPNHPEYPSSILYPGQSYYSTTEFRFYAK, from the coding sequence ATGAAAACCAACAAATCGCATCATCCCGAAACAACGCAGACGAAGCCTGCGCTATCGTCATCGCTCGCTTCGCCCGCGCAATCCCCCTCGGTCGAAACCATCGGTTTCGGACAGTTGTCGGGTGGGGAAAAGGTGACCCTATACCGGCTCAAAAGCGGCAACGGCTCCTGGGTGGATGTGATCGATTACGGTTGCCGCATCGTGCGCATTTGTGTGCCCGACCGCCGGGGCGAGATCGACGATGTCGTGCCCGGTTACGGGTGCATTGAAGATTTCGAGTCCGGCCAGGAACGCTTTTTTGGCTGTGCGATAGGCCGTTATGCAAACCGGATAACAGGGGGCCGTTTCATGCTCGATGGCAGAGCGGTGCAACTCTCACGGAACGAACAATTCGGCGACTATCGCGGGCATCTGCACGGAGGGGAAAAGGGATTTGACCGTGTGATGTGGCAGGGCGAGATTCTCCAGGAAACCGAGCGGGTCGGGGTACGTTTCTCGCGCATGTCCCCCGACGGCGAGGAAGGATATCCCGGCAACCTCGACGCCACGGTTACCTATTGGTGGAGCCGGGACAACGTGCTGAAAATCGAATATGCCGCCACCACCGACAAACCGACCATAGTGAACCTCTCCAATCACACCTTCTTCAATCTGAAAGGTTCACAGGGAGGGTATGTGATGGATCACATCATGCAAGTCGAGGCGGACTCATACCTGCCCAACACATCGCATTTTGTGCCTGCCGGGCCAACGAAGCCGGTCGAGGGCACCCCGTTCGATTTGCGCAATCCCCGCAGAGTTGACCACGCAATCGACACGCCCAACGAACATTTCCAAACCATGCGCGGCTTCTCCGTCACGTGGGTCTTGCGCAACCAGGATGGAAAACTTGCACGGGCCGCCGATCTGTGGGAGCCGCGCGGCGGCCGCGGCGTCGAGACATGGACGACCGAACCCGGGCTCCTGACATATACCGGGCGCGCCTTGTCTGAAAAGATCGTGGGCAAGGAGGGCCGCCCGCTCGAAAAATTCGGAGGCATGCTGCTTGAAACGCTTCACTATCCCGATTCGCCCAACCATCCGGAATACCCATCCAGCATACTATATCCGGGCCAGTCCTATTATTCCACCACCGAGTTCAGATTCTACGCAAAATGA